One Branchiostoma floridae strain S238N-H82 chromosome 15, Bfl_VNyyK, whole genome shotgun sequence DNA window includes the following coding sequences:
- the LOC118431903 gene encoding uncharacterized protein LOC118431903 produces MGSVLGTLQLLGWNNQMLKPNREEDFVEKNIGFPCRVVTGNKTVQSVFDIDLFKKEEFCFGVVGEVRKDFTEGVCPCILSNGKIHEKNKGFLMEVIAKAGEDIPPSTALSVLSNISKWGSTPMSDFESKLTDVAADAFLPNIFGESTHFHGEEIRLYRSGAIAVRLSIVKALTGRNLDEERRAMTSILEKIKTSERYQQLLDLGKSYGLGEKEATAQLLFPVFINGAYGLAAHLVCTFACLDTISAEDREELREEALAALKNHRGLTRESLEEMPKIESFVLEVLRFCPNPVFWSTIATCPTTVEYTTDSGEHTLKIEEGERVYASSYWALRDPAVFDKPEDFMWRRFLGPEGDALRKHHVTFHGRLTDTPAVNNHMCPGKDVSLSALKGSIAIFNTFFGWELQEPPFWTGKKLSRGSLPDNEVKIKSFWVQHPEDLKEIFPSHFQDIVNEVDDVGDIDVLVKTKTGKYSGSGTNSNVYIRLFDDKGHQSRELQLDVWWKDDFEKGQEGQYKLKDIKVAAPIVKIELFRDGCHPDDDWYCESVSVQLNPDNNGPTYDFPVNRWIRQNDHVWLSPGGGEPPKDDVNPIDD; encoded by the exons ATGGGCAGCGTACTGGGAACTCTTCAATTGCTGGGATGGAACAACCAGATGTTAAAACCAAATCGGGAAGAAGATTTCGTGGAGAAAAACATTGGGTTTCCGTGTCGCGTTGTGACCGGAAACAAGACAGTGCAGTCCGTCTTTGACATCGACCTCTTCAAAAAGGAGGAATTTTGTTTTGGAGTGGTGGGAGAAGTCAGGAAGGACTTCACGGAGGGCGTCTGTCCATGCATCCTGTCCAACGGCAAGATCCACGAGAAAAACAAGGGGTTTTTGATGGAAGTAATCGCAAAGGCTGGCGAAGACATCCCTCCATCGACTGCGCTATCTGTTTTGTCCAACATCTCAAAATGGGGCAGCACTCCAATGAGCGACTTCgagtcaaagttgacggatgtGGCGGCGGATGCCTTTCTTCCTAACATCTTTGGTGAATCAACCCATTTTCACGGGGAAGAGATTCGCCTTTATAGAAGCGGGGCGATTGCAGTAAGATTGTCCATTGTTAAAGCTTTAACAGGGAGGAACCTCGACGAAGAACGTCGGGCAATGACGTCAATACTCGAGAAGATTAAGACATCAGAGAG ATACCAGCAACTTTTGGATCTTGGGAAATCGTACGGCTTGGGAGAAAAAGAGGCGACGGCACAACTGCTCTTTCCGGTATTCATCAACGGAGCTTATGGCTTGGCAGCTCATCTGGTGTGTACCTTCGCCTGCTTGGACACCATCAGCGCAGAAGACCGGGAGGAGCTACGGGAAGAGGCGCTTGCTGCCCTGAAGAATCACAGAGGCCTGACCCGCGAGTCCCTGGAGGAGATGCCGAAAATTGAGAGCTTCGTCTTGGAAGTGCTGCGATTCTGTCCAAACCCAGTATTTTGGAGCACCATCGCCACATGTCCAACGACTGTGGAGTACACCACGGATAGCGGAGAACACACACTGAAG ATCGAGGAAGGTGAGCGTGTGTATGCCAGCTCCTACTGGGCACTGAGGGACCCAGCCGTCTTCGACAAACCAGAAGACTTCATGTGGCGCAG GTTCCTTGGCCCAGAGGGTGACGCTCTTCGGAAACACCACGTTACCTTTCACGGACGACTCACCGACACACCAGCAGTCAACAACCACATGTGCCCGGGTAAAGACGTCTCGCTGTCAGCACTTAAAGGCAGCATCGCCATTTTCAACACGTTCTTTGGATGGGAACTCCAGGAGCCGCCGTTTTGGACCGGGAAGAAGCTGTCCCGCGGTAGTCTACCCGACAACGAAGTGAAAATCAAGTCCTTCTGGGTACAGCACCCCGAAGACTTGAAGGAGATCTTCCCATCCCACTTCCAGGACATCGTTAAT GAAGTAGATGATGTTGGTGACATTGACGTACTGGTCAAAACGAAGACTGGAAAGTACAGTGGCTCTGGAACAAACTCTAATGTCTATATCCGACTCTTTGACGACAAAGGCCATCAGTCCCGTGAGCTGCAGTTGGATGTGTGGTGGAAAGATGACTTTGAAAAGGGACAGGAGGGACA GTACAAACTGAAGGATATAAAAGTTGCTGCTCCGATTGTGAAAATTGAGCTGTTTCGGGATGGATGCCACCCTGATGACGACTGGTACTGTGAGTCAGTCTCTGTCCAACTCAACCCGGACAACAACGGACCTACATACGACTTCCCTGTGAACCGTTGGATCAGGCAAA ATGATCACGTGTGGCTGAGTCCCGGTGGCGGTGAGCCTCCAAAGGATGACGTGAATCCCATAGATGACTAA